A region of Syngnathoides biaculeatus isolate LvHL_M chromosome 20, ASM1980259v1, whole genome shotgun sequence DNA encodes the following proteins:
- the LOC133493200 gene encoding Friend virus susceptibility protein 1-like, whose protein sequence is MACCFKSKTVKEAEVASSFKCKTVKGAEVAPNEDGVSDWESLGFEEIPLATPPLLQRMLSRVDVRDKAPLGGVREMLWIFAEAWKERTKALDKVCASEMQKDKKIAQLEENIKALESDQAKTQKILEKSVAFISSMAREKSNKRPRRIDPKQVRSFAVALQEDWEPEGWNGDIWGDGDMQYGGEMKPQPLYPQLGHLQVKPISRRREEQHVVLPVFEEQRDENNVPIVDREGNPIMRRIEQPQPPPRMTITKEDFSQEEIAHLTSKYRQKQGEPADSWLRRMYEEGADAIELDSEDFSRFGGLSSDSRMNAEFRANGRAMAVGDSFSLFALYAMTAQSVYPTWHDWPKIKGPWVTIRDAIHRMGRLCTRESISRAGHAFIDETAVPKVVRDAMIRDAPPHYRSAILTILLGAVDNSFSDVKTRLLELATLGDWGETTRPPREEQRSERRPDRDNRGQRSNNEGGGNRREMWRALLAAGVPAEEIDGLPTSALAAKCKQRGLKVSCLSRGSKGISEIAQLATILKGMMTPAAQPTAPPLDAFEDEEDEEEDTDSSDDMLVDARGPSHVAAIRKGKAKGKGKVRSKDRRSKSLDFLS, encoded by the exons atggcTTGTTGCTTTAAGAGCAAAACTGTGAAGGAGGCGGAAGTGGCCTCAAGTTTTAAGTGTAAAACGGTGAAGGGAGCGGAGGTGGCTCCCAATGAGGATGGCGTCTCCGACTGGGAGAGCCTTGGATTTGA AGAAATTCCCTTGGCAACTCCACCGCTGCTACAGCGCATGTTAAGCAGGGTGGATGTGAGGGACAAagccccgctgggtggcgtccgagagatgttgtggatttttgccgaagcctggaaggaaagaacaaaggctttggataaagtatgcgcttctgaaatgcaaaaagataaaaagatagCGCAACTTGAAGAGAATATTAAAGCGCTCGAATCTGACCAAGCTAAAACGCAGAAAATCTTGGAGAAATCAGtggcttttatttcttcaatggCGCGCGAGAAAAGTAATAAAAGACCGCGTCGCATCGACCCAAAACAGGTCCGCTCTTTCGCTGTGGCACTCCAGGAAGACTGGGAGCCAGAGGGATGGAATGGCGACATATGGGGAGATGGCGACATGCAATATGGCGGGGAAATGAAACCTCAACCGCTGTATCCACAACTTGGACATCTCCAAGTTAAACCGATCTCGCGGAGACGGGAGGAACAGCATGTTGTCTTGCCCGTCTTTGAAGAACAGCGAGATGAGAATAATGTACCTATAGTTGATAGGGAAGGAAACCCTATAATGAGGCGAATAGAACAGCCTCAGCCGCCGCCCAGAATGACGATAACAAAAGAGGACTTCTCTCAGGAAGAGATAGCCCATTTAACATCAAAGTATCGACAAAAGCAGGGAGAACCAGCTGATTCTTGGCTCAGGCGGATgtatgaggaaggagctgacgcCATAGAGCTTGACTCAGAGGACTTTTCGCGATTTGGAGGCTTGAGTTCAGATTCTCGAATGAATGCCGAGTTTCGTGCAAACGGGAGAGCAATGGCGGTAGGTGATTCTTTTTCGCTATTTGCCTTGTATGCTATGACAGCGCAATCTGTGTATCCAACGTGGCATGATTGGCCCAAGATCAAAGGGCCTTGGGTAACCATCCGCGACGCAATTCACAGGATGGGGAGATTGTGTACGCGCGAGTCGATATCGCGAGCGGGTCAtgcttttattgatgaaacagcAGTGCCAAAAGTGGTGCGTGATGCAATGATTCGAGACGCACCTCCCCACTATAGGTCTGCGATACTTACCATTTTGTTAGGAGCCGTCGATAACAGCTTTAGTGACGTGAAAACGCGCTTGTTGGAGTTGGCGACTCTAGGGGATTGGGGAGAAACAACTCGCCCCCCCCGGGAAGAACAACGAAGTGAGCGCAGGCCTGATAGAGACAATCGTGGACAGCGATCCAACAACGAGGGAGGGGGAAATAGGAGAGAAATGTGGAGGGCGCTACTTGCTGCTGGGGTGCCAGCCGAAGAAATTGACGGGCTACCCACAAGTGCATTGGCtgcaaaatgcaaacaaaggggaTTGAAGGTAAGTTGCTTAAGCAGGGGATCAAAGGGAATATCAGAAATTGCTCAGCTGGCCACCATCTTAAAGGGAATGATGACGCCGGCAGCTCAACCAACAGCCCCTCCCTTGGATGcatttgaggatgaagaagacgaagaggaaGATACAGATTCAAGCGACGACATGCTAGTAGATGCAAGAGGCCCCAGTCACGTGGCTGCCATCAGAAAAGGCAAGGCCAAGGGAAAAGGAAAGGTGAGAAGTAAAGATCGGAGGTCCAAAAGCTTGGATTTTCTTAGCTAG